One genomic segment of Brassica napus cultivar Da-Ae chromosome A3, Da-Ae, whole genome shotgun sequence includes these proteins:
- the LOC106352233 gene encoding anthocyanidin reductase, with amino-acid sequence MATVDQTAVTTGTKKACVIGGTGNLASILIKHLLQSGYKVNTTVRDPENEKKMAHLKVLQQLGDLKIFKADLTDEGSFTSPISGCEYVFHVATPISFTSQDPEKDMIKPAVQGVINVLKSCLKSNSIKRVIYTSSAAAVSINNLSEPGLVMTEENWSDVDFLTKEKPFNWGYPVSKTLAEKEAYKFAEENKIDLVTVVPALIAGNSLLSDPPSSLSLSMSLITGKEMHLSGLKEMQKLSGSISFIHVDDLARAHMFLAEKETASGRYICCYYNTNVPEIADFLRRRYTKYNVLSEFEECLSSAKLTLSSEKLIKEGFRFEYGISEMYDEMTEYFESKGLIKPKVS; translated from the exons ATGGCAACCGTTGATCAGACCGCTGTAACCACCGGAACTAAGAAGGCTTGTGTCATCGGTGGCACAGGAAACTTAGCCTCTATTCTGATCAAGCATTTGCTTCAAAGCGGCTACAAAGTTAACACCACAGTTAGAGATCCAG AGAATGAGAAGAAAATGGCTCACCTTAAGGTACTTCAACAGCTCGGGGACCTCAAGATCTTCAAGGCGGATTTAACGGATGAAGGGAGTTTCACTTCACCAATCTCGGGCTGTGAATATGTGTTCCATGTCGCAACACCAATCAGCTTTACATCTCAAGATCCCGAG AAAGACATGATCAAACCAGCGGTACAAGGAGTGATCAACGTGTTGAAATCTTGCTTAAAATCGAACTCAATCAAGCGCGTGATCTACACTTCTTCAGCTGCTGCGGTTTCTATCAACAACCTTTCGGAACCTGGACTTGTGATGACCGAAGAAAACTGGTCTGACGTTGATTTTCTCACAAAGGAGAAGCCGTTTAACTGG ggTTACCCAGTCTCAAAGACTTTAGCAGAAAAGGAAGCTTATAAATTTGCGGAAGAGAATAAGATTGATCTCGTTACTGTGGTTCCAGCACTCATAGCCGGAAACTCTCTCCTCTCTGATCCTCCGAGCAGTTTATCTCTCTCGATGTCTTTAATCACTG GGAAAGAAATGCATCTGAGCGGTCTCAAGGAAATGCAGAAGCTATCTGGATCCATCTCGTTCATCCACGTGGACGACCTAGCTCGTGCACATATGTTTCTTGCGGAGAAAGAAACAGCTTCTGGTCGCTACATTTGCTGTTATTACAACACAAATGTTCCAGAGATTGCGGATTTTCTCAGGCGAAGATATACTAAGTACAATGTTTTGTCAGA ATTTGAAGAGTGCTTATCAAGTGCGAAACTGACGCTATCCTCGGAAAAACTCATCAAGGAAGGCTTTCGATTTGAATATGGGATCAGTGAGATGTATGATGAGATGACGGAGTACTTCGAGTCAAAAGGATTGATCAAACCTAAAGTATCTTGA
- the LOC106352232 gene encoding MD-2-related lipid-recognition protein 3-like, with product MAMSKIQPVLLLFVSLFFLPALCSIDYEYCDKSGYDFGNVSYVDITPNPVGKEDKATLMIFGFAKNSIHGGYVGVSVKAGESTYNVARYPLCVLVPGCYIKAESKFFLPLKNLPHHFIEDESKNVYSIKLVDTDVGLIEAPIVRMCVEFELPTSAPTLISA from the exons ATGGCGATGTCTAAAATCCAACCTGTGCTTCTTCTATTCGTATCACTTTTCTTTTTACCTGCTTTATGTTCCATCGATTATGAATACTGTGACA AAAGTGGATACGATTTCGGTAATGTCAGTTATGTTGATATCACGCCCAACCCCGTTGGGAAAGAGGACAAGGCAACCCTTATGATATTCGGTTTTGCAA AAAATAGCATCCATGGAGGATATGTAGGGGTGTCTGTTAAAGCAGGAGAATCTACTTACAATGTCGCTCGGTACCCTCTCTGTGTGCTGGTTCCTGGATGCTATATTAAAGCCGAaagcaaattttttttacctCTTAAAAACCTACCTCATCATTTTATTGAG GATGAGTCCAAAAATGTGTATTCCATTAAACTGGTTGATACAGATGTCGGATTAATTGAAGCGCCAATAGTAAGAATGTGTGTCGAATTCGAGTTACCTACTTCAGCTCCCACATTGATATCTGCTTAG
- the LOC106348832 gene encoding probable transcription factor At1g61730, translated as MTKKRDPLENPPAASSSDDASSSEEEELPVKAPSSSAAQQASDIDSGSETETDSDTEQPPNQRSGKAIVASKKDKSGTKRPSEGTSRDTNSKRAKKIGEDSKKPAFQRLWTEEDEIAVLQGMIDFKNDTGNSPYDDTNAYYDYIKKSISFEVSKNQFMDKLRSLKKKYMGKEKPSFTKPHDHKSYRLCNYIWGPDGMGLDTAVKSNGVSKKKTKKLADDDGKRVLVRADEKSDWFENSFLVRGIAAFGVDEHYVKQRWSLVPVETKKRVEEKVKMLRAKEIEFLLQKAKILHEVTSMIAEASKNKPFE; from the coding sequence ATGACGAAGAAACGCGACCCTTTAGAAAATCCACCTGCTGCATCTTCAAGCGATGATGCTTCTTCgtcggaagaagaagaactccCCGTCAAAGCTCCTTCCTCCTCCGCCGCACAACAAGCCTCCGATATAGATTCTGGATCTGAAACCGAGACCGATTCCGACACCGAACAACCTCCGAATCAGCGATCTGGAAAGGCTATCGTAGCCTCCAAGAAGGACAAGTCAGGAACGAAGCGTCCGAGCGAAGGGACTTCAAGGGACACGAACTCGAAACGGGCGAAGAAGATAGGAGAAGATTCAAAGAAGCCTGCTTTCCAGAGACTATGGACTGAAGAAGACGAGATCGCTGTCTTGCAAGGTATGATCGATTTCAAGAACGATACAGGGAACTCCCCTTACGACGACACTAATGCTTACTACGATTACATCAAGAAATCTATTAGCTTTGAGGTTAGTAAGAACCAGTTCATGGATAAGCTTAGGAGCTTAAAGAAGAAGTATATGGGTAAAGAGAAGCCTTCTTTTACCAAACCTCATGATCACAAGTCTTATAGATTGTGCAATTACATCTGGGGACCTGATGGGATGGGTCTTGACACTGCTGTTAAGTCCAACGGTGTGTCCAAAAAGAAGACCAAGAAGCTTGCCGATGATGATGGTAAGAGAGTGTTGGTTCGTGCCGACGAGAAATCTGATTGGTTTGAGAACTCGTTTCTTGTTAGAGGGATTGCCGCTTTTGGTGTTGATGAGCATTATGTCAAACAGAGATGGAGCTTGGTCCCCGTTGAGACCAAGAAGAGAGTTGAAGAGAAGGTTAAGATGCTGCGGGCTAAGGAAATTGAGTTTCTGTTGCAGAAGGCTAAGATTTTGCATGAAGTTACCTCTATGATCGCTGAAGCATCCAAGAACAAGCCATTCGAATGA